ctaaattttctataattagaaagaaaaatacacttatgaagaatgtataatgaaaattttgaagcactaataacaatttccaaaatttattataaatctATCAATGTGGCAtatattgtaacatcccatatcgtccaggggagtgatccttatatgtatattcccatccttacctagcacgaggccttttgggagctcactggcttcgggtttcgtaggaactccgaagttaagcgagaaaggggctagagcaatcccatgatgggtgacccactgggaagttgttcgtgagttcccaaaaataaaaccgtgagggaatggtaagcccaaaacgtacaatatcgtgctacggtggtggagtagggcccgggatgtgatccgccccgggctgggatgtgacaatttggtattagagcctaaccttggccgcgtgtgtgccgacgaggacgtcgggcccctaagggaggtggattgtaacatcccacatcgcccaagggagtgatccttatatgtatattcccatccttacctagtacgaggtcttttgggagctcactggcttcgggttctatctcactggcttcgggttctatcgaaactccgaagttaagcgagaagggggctagagcaatcctatgatgggtgacccactgggaagttgctcgtgagttcccaaaaataaaaccgtgagggaatggtaagcccaaagcggacaatatcgtgttacggtggtggagtgggcccgggaagtgatccgccccgggtcgggattTGACATATATTCCTTGTATTATGCGTACCAAAGACTAAAATTTTGGCATGTGCGTGGCATATTATGAATAAAAACAATGTTTATCACAAAAGGGTCTTTGAGATTGATCAAACTTATTATTTTAGTCCTTCACTTTAAATATCAATTAATGTCGTCCTTGACATTCATTATcccacatcaatttggtcattctatTAAgatttcatcaactattctGTTAATTTGTATGTGAGACCCACAAATCCAGTAAAATGGGGACACGCGGATTACACAAAATAAAGGTTTTTATTGGAAATGGTCCCTATgtttcaaaaatcaataaatttggtcATTAACTTTCACATCAATTCCATTAAATTTTCATCaatcttttttgtttgtgtgctgatgtgatctcactAATTCAATTTATAACTCCATGTGGATTAAATAGAACAAGCTATTTTTTTAAGAGTGAACCAATGGATGAATATTTCACGTTGACATTTTTCTTGTATCCCACAACcccaattggaaaaaaaaattcaatctaaattcgataaaatcaaatacaaattcaattcaaatttgataggACTATAACCAACTAGAGAGAATGAGAAGTGAGTTCAGGAGGTCAAGTACTTTAGTAGTGTTATAgtgccttctttttcttttgtagcaTACTTGATGAAGACGACGATGactttttttctttagttttggtttttagttttttattttacttttacctttaaatcttaacaaaaaaaaaaaaaaaagggtttctCATAATGAATCCATGTGGTGCCATATGATTGGATTAGTGgaacaaaaaatattgacgaAACTTTAACGGAATGATTAAATTGACGTGTGGTATTGAAAGTCAAGGACtaaatttatcaatttttgaAACTTAGGGACCAAAATAAAGAGTTGGATCAATATCAAGGacaatttgtgataaaaacccttattttgtgtaatccatGTGTCGCCATTCCATTAGATTTGTTGGTCTCACATACAAACTAACAGAATAGTTGACTGAATCTTGACAGAAGGACCAAATTGATGTAAGGTAGTGAATGTCTGAAcaatattgattgattttgaaagtaagaaaacaaaatgatgagtttgatcaatTTCAGTGACCATTTATGgtaaaaaccctaaaagaaTATTGTGCACATTACATAAGtacataatataaaaatatattgtcTCACTTTTCTCTTTTGTAGATTccaaaaatatagaaatttaagGATTTAAtttaggaaactttaacgaaaagtttccaATACTGTTtgctttaacgaaaaatcacatttttacattaaaaagtcaatcttggtactatttactttaccctttattttatcattttcattaaaactcaaaattttcaaatttttttttcactaattttccttttaatttattgaaaatttttaaatttataatgatTGATGTAGAAAGAAGTTAAagaactttataaaaaaatttgaaagacaCACCGTTCCAATTAATAAAATGTCATCACCAGGAATTAAAACCTAATTCTCCTTCTAACAaacgtggaaaaaaaaaaaatttaaatggagATAAAATGCTTATTGAAAAGTAAAGAGAAAAATGTTGGGTAATACTAGAAAGaacaaatttataaactaaatgatgtggttgtagatgttaaattattaattaagtattaacgtacttgtatttttattggtaatacatcatttaatttacaatttagtttaaaaaatttgatcccTCTAACATTCCACAAAATGATGTCTTAAAAGTAAAAGACGAAAGGGTGGTGGGAATGTCATTATGAGCATGTCCTTCGCTTTTGGCGATCAGAGTTTTTATTTTGCCGTGTAAAGGAAAGCTTAATGATGAGTTAGCATCTTGTGGAGGAAAggtttttcaatgtgatcgtcACACGAAGTGGTAcattacgtgtttttatataaatagtgggttatgtgtgttaaaaggataataacttaaaaatttccACCATTTGCCTAAAAACACGTAAAGTACCATCCGTGtttccgtcacaactaaaacTTTTTACTCGGGAAGAATAATGTAATAAATGGTGATTAGGTATATTGTTACGGTGACGTATAATGCAAATAATATCTGAATGTGTAGTACTTTCCCTCCATGGGTCTCAATATTATAAGTACAAGATGTCAGTACTCATGTCAAATAAACTGTTCTCCACatataaaccaaagagcaaaaaCTTCGTACATGATACCTGATGTAAAAACTGTTCAATTCAATTTCTTGATCGTTAATTACTAAAAGAGAACGAATCAGTGTGTATTCTTGCCAACGACGACCATGATACCTGATGTAATGTAGGAGAAAAGGAGGCTTAGTTTCTCACATGCAGAGCTATGAGCTGTTATATACATGCTTGACACTTCAAACCCATCATACATGACAAAGCTCGGAGTACAAATTCCGGTACAAGCAGGACAAAACAACGAAGCATGCTAGTGAAAGGAGTTTTATGATTTGAGAAACTACGCCTCTGGATTCTGTAAACAATTCCAGCAAGTTCATCGCTTGTGATTAAATTTCATCGCGTTCTAACGAGTTAAGAATCTACTTCACATTGTGATCAAGTGACTAGACAACATTCCGTCTCAACatttgacaatcctatgataaTTTAGCTCAAACAAGTACACCGAGATACACAGTCATGATAAAATGCTCAATATACATTGATGAGCCAAACCACATTTCCAAAGGCGAGAACACAACTCGATCAACCAAACGCGATGAGAACATTTGTATTAATACTAAAGCATAAATCCAGACGATGGAATTCATTACCAATTACAAAAGGAATCGAAAACCCATTCGATTACCTAACGGGCCTTTTTCTTTCCAGCAACTGTGACCCTCTTACCCTTCAGAGTCCTAGTGTTGTTCTTGGTGCGCTGTCCTCTGCAAGGCAATCCCTGACTGTGGCGTATGCCTCTGTAGCACTGAATCTCCTTGAGTCTCCTTATATTCAAGGCATTGAACCTCCTCTGCAACACCAAAACAATCCCAATAAAACTTCCATCCAATGGAAACGGTGGCCATATCCCAAACCAGTCATGCAATCCCACGTGTGAAAGTTAGGACGTGATCGATTGACTTGAGATACCGCCACAATAATATCCCATTGTATGAAAAGGGAAACcctaacaaaataagggggcaTTCTGCTCCAACCACCGCAATTGATTGCGGTTAGAGGCGAAGGTGGCCTAATCTATCTACCACACAAAtatcgaaatttaaactcatctaacgccAATGGCAGGGAGCAAAAGTATAAAGTTTTGAGGGTTTACCAAATCTCCTTCAATCATGTACTTGGAGACTTCATCTCGGATAATGGTGAGTTCTTCTTCCGATAAATCTTTGGTGATTTTGTTCTCCATGTTGAGGTCGATTAGGATTGTTCGCGCCCTGGTACGCCCAATTCCATGAACGTACTGAAGAGAGTACTCGACCCTTTTGTTGTTGGGGATTTCAACTCCGCCAACACGCACGCATTTGATGCTCAAGCCGCCAACCTGCGCGGAAATCGGCGAGACCCATGAACTTCGAGCTCGACCATGAAATTTTGAGCTCGACCCAGAATTTAAAACGTGAAATTTACCTGATTGGGGGGTCTGATTGGGAAGGAGAGGGTGTTGGAGAGGGGATTAAGGTTCCTTCCATTGCAGATTACAGAGAGGGAGGGTGCCAGAGGCATTGCCAGTGTTTGCGCCATGGTTGTGATCTCTGCGTGTGTGAGTTGTGAAAGTAATGAGCTCTGTGTTTGTGTGTGGGTGACGATGGGGTCGAGCTTTATCCTCTTCTGGCAAAATCTCAAATGCGCAACGCTGTATGTGCTGCTGCTTATGTGCGCAGCGTTTCGACACCGTTGGATCAAATATGGACAGTTTAGATTATGCTGAGATAAAAAGGTTTCACGTGGAAACGGCTGAATACTTGGTGGGGCTGCGGTTGTGGCGGTAGATGTGGATTCCCAATGGAAGCCTTGGGGAGAAGAGTAGGCCATATTTAACTTgaattaattgaattcttgagtTTTTTGTCTATTGAAGTATGGATAAGGAGATTAAGGAAAACTAAAtatctaaaatttaaaaatcagaTCGACTAGAGGAACTAGTTGATTTGATTCCTGTTTCCTTCTCTTGCTATTTAGAGTATCTCCAAAGGAGGTGTCGAAATTGCCATGTAAGTATACAATAGTAAAAAATGGCAGCAAACTCTTTCCAACCGAGCCTTCAATTTCTTAGGTGGTGCAAATATATTGAATTGGACATGAATTAAAAGAATTTACTTTTTAACAGAACGGAACATTGAAGTTAACCTTACCTCATGTTTTCCTTTCGACACGAGACAAAAATTGGAAATATGAA
This genomic stretch from Pyrus communis chromosome 2, drPyrComm1.1, whole genome shotgun sequence harbors:
- the LOC137724477 gene encoding small ribosomal subunit protein uS13c-like encodes the protein MAYSSPQGFHWESTSTATTAAPPSIQPFPRETFLSQHNLNCPYLIQRCRNAAHISSSTYSVAHLRFCQKRIKLDPIVTHTQTQSSLLSQLTHAEITTMAQTLAMPLAPSLSVICNGRNLNPLSNTLSFPIRPPNQVGGLSIKCVRVGGVEIPNNKRVEYSLQYVHGIGRTRARTILIDLNMENKITKDLSEEELTIIRDEVSKYMIEGDLRRFNALNIRRLKEIQCYRGIRHSQGLPCRGQRTKNNTRTLKGKRVTVAGKKKAR